The Lycium ferocissimum isolate CSIRO_LF1 chromosome 8, AGI_CSIRO_Lferr_CH_V1, whole genome shotgun sequence DNA segment CTTGGAAAAAAATCTATGTTTCTATTGGAACCATGTCCGTATAAGCTTGCTCACGTTATTGATTTCGGTCTCGGATAAAGAAGGAGGATTACGATATGTTAATTAGTGTCGGCGTGAAACTAGTCCATTTACAATAAATTCTCACAACATAAAACACGTCGGGACAAATTGCCTCAGGCATACGCACAAGACAGATATTTCTTGATGGACCATCGGAAATTTGAGATTTCTGACAGAGTCCAAACATTTCCAACTACCGTATTTTGGATGAAATCCATCAGAAATTTTCGTTTTAGTACTATGTTACATTATTGCAATGAAATGACGTAGTTGTTGAACGTTCAGGTAGTCGATTCGGACTTACTTAAGATATTATATGCAATTAATCTTATTGTTATGACCATTGACAGATCACAACCATCATTGACTTTTAGGAAGTTTGATGAAGTGCACGTGTGGCAGTCGTGCTTTACTAATCAATTCACATGTTAACATTTTCATTATTAGGAAAATCCCACCAATTGactttatattttcctttttccttttcttgtcaTACTATGATGCATAtagccatttttccaacaatgCTACCTCATCATGGACCCAACTCATTCATTGTACTCATATTGTGgatgaagggtaaaataattttaccCTATGcaataatttaatttgttattttaaaaTGTTAGCCAATATGCAGTATATTgttagtggtcgtttggttcaagGTATAAGGTGGGTTATCCCAGCGCTAAtttttataccatgtttggtataaggtataaaataatcccggaataaatttataccttgtaccaaacgCGTATAAAAATTAGCTACCGGAATTTCACCTTATACCTTTCTTAACCCACTTATAtcgggattattttataccatcttttagatggtataaaataatcccactatatgggataaattagtcccgggattataatcccgggactatttcgactagcaaccaaacgaccccttaatgtATAATTTTGATGCTCATGAGGAAGGTCgggttgcaaaaaaaaaaaaaaaaaactagcttATAAGTTGGTAAACTTAAAAGACGCACATGATAATACTTTAGGTGAATTCCACATtgaaaggagaaaagaaagtgAAGAGTTTATGAGATATAATACAAATTTACATGGTACACACGCTTGTGGTTCGATGATAGCGTATGTAGCCCAAGGAGAAAATTTGTGAGACCTATAAATCAAAATGAACAATGTATCATGGGCTTAAATCGTAACAAACTCTCAATAATCGATTTTATAGATTGGTCCTACAATTTAGTGTACACCCTAGCTACAGACTATTAGGGCTAGGTggatgatttttattttttttaagttggcttactaaaaatgttaaaatcctttttcaatttttgggtTGAGAGATAAAGGAACGTGACACGTTATGTTCGAGTCAAATGTATAGAATTAACTATGTGTGTACATCTATAAGGCAATCACGCCAATTATCCACTTAGAATAATTATTAGTCAAAGACTTAAATATTGATAAGAATTTTCTACAAAAATAATGTCGTCTAAAATGAAATTGGTAAACATAAGACAACTAATGATTTTTCTTATTAGTTTCTTGCATTAACACCCAGACCCCACCTGGCGGAATTATattgggcatgttgttgttgttttttcttGCATTAACAtaatctctctttttttcctttgcaAATTTGAATGTGAACCaaattttggattatgacaGGACAACTTGAgacctttattttttttggttgagaACTCCAAATTTTACTTTGACTTGCAAAATAAGAAATTGGGCTATATGATTATTAGCTCTAAAATATAAGGtgcatataaatataataagaGGCATAAAGAAGTTTCTAATTAACTCGAATCAATTAAACCAAATTAAATGCTTTCTctcatatatttataatttaaatgatAAAGAGTTATTTAATATATGTACTAATAGAAATTGGCGCATACTACATAAAACAATTAAGATGCGACGTTGctgttatttaaaaaataaaggttcaaatttgcccttataatattcaaaaattatttatttttacccttaattaCACTTATAGTAGCAATTTGTCTCGTTTGATCTTCCTATTAACAAAGCTCCAATATGAAATGAGTGTTTTCTTGTATCCAAATTCTTCGTGAAAAAAAGATTCCAACTTATCCATAAAATTTGGCTATGCTTTAAAATTAATCTCAGCCGGAAAATTTCCCCCTTAGAAAAAAGACGACAAAAATGAGATCTTTTCtcaaaaatgagattttttctAACGTCGGAAGCAATATTACACCACAAGCCTAATGGAAAGTAAAGTAGCTCAATTTTGCACAATACAATGAGCCTCTTTGGaagggcttattttaagcagctTATGTTCGCTTTCAACTTATAAGTTTTTAGATGTCTTAAGCTCAAACTTAatctaattattttttgaagagcttattttaagacaaaataacTTTAAGTTTGGCCAACAAATCTAAAAAAAGTTCTAAAACAGCGATAGTTAACTTATGctccaatccaaacgggctcaatgTCAAATTTAATCTGTTACAAATCAACAGTAATGACGACTCAGTCTCAAATAAGTTGGAATCGACTATATAAatcttcatcttccaatttaagCTCAGATCAAATTATCATCACacgaaacaaaaataaaagtcAAATCCGTTacaaatcaacaataatgaCGACTCAATCTCAAATAAGTTGGAATCGGCTATATAAATGTTATCATTCCATTTATTCTCAGCTCAAATTATCAACACATCAAACAAAAGTAAAAGTCAAAATATGTCAAATTTTAATcatttacaaaaagaaaaaaagattactATTAGTAGACCTCTAGTGTGGTATCTTATAGGCATTGTACCTTTTTATTACAAATCTAATACTTAAATAAAACAAAGTCAAGAAAACCAACTCACAAACATCatctacaaaaagaaaaacaaacaaacaaacaggtcaGCTCTGTGGTCCTTAAATCTCCATATTACTCTCCTCCTTCCTTTTACTCTTTCATTTTCCATTCACCATTCATAACTgccaaacacaacacaacacacacaaatatTACAAAATGCTTCTTCTTTATAGTCCTCTATGACTCTTTCTTCTTAAAAAATTTCTTCTTGGTTTTTGTGCCTCACTTTCTCTTCTGCAACTCCAATAAACCAAAAGAATAatagtaaagaaaaaaagaaaggggaaaaaagggaactttttttgttccttttggTGAATATTTTTTATAAGGGGTTTTAGAAATTTGCTTTTCAAATATGTTGAGCAAATTTGGAacttaaagattttttttttttttgtctttcattTTGGTGTTAAGTCAAAGCTAGTGAAAAAGGagtcttttttctctttttttggttcttttggtGAAAACTCATTAAAGAAGAGGTGATTCTTGAATCTTTTTCATAAGGGGTTTTagaaatttttacttttaaaaaaatggtgaGCAAACTTGGAGCTTAAAGTTTgcatttttttgcaaaaaagaCTGTTAGAAAGTAAAAAAGGGGTTCTTTTGAGGTGATTCTTGAATCTTTTTTGATAAGGGGTTTAAGCAAAAATGGTGAGTAAATGGGGGAAAGTGAAATTGGCACTTGGTTTGAATCTTTGTACTTATGTTCCTAAAAAAACATTGGAttataataatgatgatgatgatagtggTGATAGTGTTGATAGTTCAAATGTTTCTGAATCAGAGAGACATTCAGGTGCAGCCCTTATAGCACCAGCAACAGTGGATTGGGAGGTTGCTCAGGCAACTCCAAGGTCACATGTGTTGAAACTCTCAAAGAGCTTAAGTAGATCTTCAAAGGTAGTCCTTGTATTTTTCCTGTAGTTTCTTGCCCTTTGATTTCTGTTACTATTATTTAGTGTCACTTGTTCATGGCTTAGCATACTATTTTGTTGTAGTTATTGCCCTTTTTTTCCTATGTCACCTGCTTTGTTATTGCTTTATTCTGAGCCGAGGGTatattggaaacaacctctttacctcctaaggtaggggtaaggtctgcgtacattttaccctcctcagaccgtacttgtgggatttcactggctatgttgttgttgttgtactctttcagtttctttatattttgaatggCTATATAAGtgattacattgggtatgttgttgttgttgtatgtaagTGATTGTAGCTCACAAAGCTGTGAACttggaaggaaaagaaattaaataagttaataattttgaaactattgtttggatttttttttatttcactcTTTCGTTTTGTTTATGGTTTGAATGTCTATATATGCGATTGTAGTTCACATTCTCACAAAGCTGTGAACTTGGAAGGAAaggaatttaaaaataagaataaattttaaaattagtgTTTGGATGTTGAGGAAAAGATGAAGGgagattttaaaaatatgtagaaaatttgggattcatatagccgatcTGAACTTGTTTGGTACTGAGGcgtagtagttgttgttgtttgtggaAAAATTGAGCCTTTCATCAATATATGAAGTGTTTGGTGTGTAAGTATTTTGTAACTAAGAGAAATAGGCTCAAAACTatatccttttttaaaaaagatttctGGGGTTATGTATTAATTTGTATGGAAGCTGAGAAATGAAAGAAGATATATAATCAAGAACAAAGTGAAGAGACCTTTATTTCAAGAAATGTTAATTGTCACTGAAATCTGTGGCAGTTTCCCTCGTTAGAGTTTGATTATATCTGTTATCTGCTCTATTTGGTTGCTAAAAGTTCATGGTAACCAAGAAAAGTTTAATCCTTTATATTGCTTTAAATTTGTGGAGTGGCGAAACAAAGAGCACAAGAAAGAAATTGGGTAATTCTAGGACATACTGTTGTTTTATGAGTTTTTATTCGACTGATTGTAGATGCTTTGTATCCATTTGTGTGATGGAAAATTCCGAAACTGCGCATGTCTAGTTTGTTTGgtaatattttgttattattctGTTGAAGTTTGAATTCAAAATGGTTTAGCCTATTGCTTAATTTCTGCTTCTGTGTTGCAACTTGCATTATGTCTATGCCAATTGTTTGAAATTATAGATTCGAGAATCAGTTCTCGTTTTGTTTTTAAGCTTTTGTTACTTTTCAACTAGAGAGAAAAGTAGTAATTAGCCAtaatagttcttttcatgacCCTTGTTATAGTTACTCGTTCAAGTTTCTCAAGTGTTGTTCTTTTCACCAACTTTAGAAAGGAAAGCAACTTGTTCAGCAGCTTCTGTTGAATGTACTCTAACAAAGCGTCAAGCGAAAGTTGCTCAGTATGTCTGTGTATGAGTCTGTGTGTgcatttttatgcatatatgtctACATATATTTGTGGATTTAtctgaaaatcaaatatccagattttgttttatatttttcaaattaagaaATTAGCACTTCCAAGATTTGGTCTACAAAATATCGTAAGGGTTTTTTTTAAGGATCCCCATCATTTCTTCTTAATGACGGCTTTTTTAACTTTATCTTTGTTGTGCATCTTCAATTGCTTATGTTCATCATAAAATTGACAAGATTTCCGCAACATAagaggaaaaaacaaaaaaaaagttgattttGATGCTTTTTGTAAACATTTATTCACATGTTTGTGCTTGTCACCAGCATGACTTCTTGTTCCTAATTATGCTTGAGACGTTATTGCTTCAAAACTTGTGTTTTATTGACTTATTATCTACTAATATAAATTTGTTTAGATGGAATCATTTCCTTTTACTTGCatgatattaaaaaaattgctttattattcttttggtcACCTCACTCGTGCTTTTTGACTTTCAGAAAACATGCTCTATATGTTTGGCTTCAATGAAGAGAGGGGATGGCCATGCTATATTCACCGCTGAATGTTCACATTCGTTTCACTTCCAGTGTATTGCTTCAAACGTGAAACACGGAAACCAAGTTTGCCCAGTTTGCCGAGCAGAATGGAAAGAGATTCCTCTGCAGTTTCCCAGCCTTGATCCTCCTATTGGCAGAGCTAGAGTCAATCCTGTCGACTGGCCCCAAAATAATCCACTAATGACCGTAATACGTCGTTTACCAACAACCCGTCCAACACCGAATCGACATATTTCCCCATTATTTCAAGCTCCCGAGCCAGCCATCtttgatgatgatgaatctTTGGGTCATCAACTCAATTCTACTGAGAAAAGTGCTTCTAGTTGCGAGTCTTGTGACAACAGGAAAGTAAAGATTGAAACTTTCCCAGAGGTTCCGGCTGTCTCAATGTCAATTGCTTCAGATAACTTCACTGTGTTAGTCCAGCTGAAGGCTCCTGGTTCAGGTAAAAATGAGGTAAATTTTTCCTCGGTTTCCGAAACACCTCGTGCTCCTGTTGACCTTGTCACAGTTCTTGACATAAGTGGAAGTATGGCTGGCACTAAACTCGCGCTACTAAAACGAGCTATGGGTTTTGTGATACAGAATCTCGGTCCATATGACAGGCTAGCAGTAATTGCCTTCTCTTCGACAGCTCGCCGCCTCTTCCCTCTTCGTAGGATGTCCGAAACAGGACGGCAACAAGCACTGCAAGCTGTAAACTCATTGGTTGCAAATGGAGGGACAAATATTGCTGAAGGCTTGAGAAAGGGTGCTAAGATAATGGAAGACCGTCGGGAAAAGAACCCGGTCGCTAGTATAATATTGTTGTCTGATGGTCAGGATACGTATACAGTCAGTAGCAATTCCGGTAGTACCCAGCAGCAGCAACCTAACTACAAGTTACTTCTACCTTTGTCCATTCACGGCGGAAATAGTTCAGGGTTCAAAATACCAGTGCATGCGTTCGGGTTTGGTGCTGATCACGATGCTTCATCAATGCATTCTATATCAGAGATTTCAGGAGGAACGTTTTCATTTATCGAGACGGAAGGTGTCATACAGGATGCTTTTGCTCAATGCATCGGTGGCCTTCTCAGTGTTGTAGTTAAGGAGCTTCAAGTAAGTATCGAGTGTCTTCACCCAGGTATCCGTCTTAGCTCTTTAAAAGCAGGAAGCTATCCAAACCGCTTAATGTCAGATGGACGCATGGGAATGATCGATGTCGGAGATTTATATGCTGACGAAGAGAGGGATTTTCTGGTCTCGATCAATGTCCCTACTGAATCTTCGTGTGCAGAAACATCATTGTTAAAGGTTAAGTGCGTATACGTTGATCCTTTCACAAAAGAGAAAGTTTCCATCAGAAGTGAAGAGCTTAGTATCAAGAGACCTGAAAAGGCTGGACAAGAAGGTGTTTTGATTGAAGTGGACAGGCAACAGAACAGGCTCCGAGCAGCCGAGGCAATGGCACAAGCACGAGCAGCCGCTGAGAAAAACAACCTAGTTGGCGCAACTTCTATCCTCGAGAACTGCAGAAAATTGTTGTCAGAGTCGGAATCTGCTAAATCTCATGATCGGCTTTGTATTGCACTCGATGCTGAGCTCAAGGAGATGCAAGAGAGGATGGCAAGCAGACACGTATATGAAGCATCAGGAAGGGCGTATATCTTGTCGGGTCTGAGCTCACACTCATGGCAGAGAGCAACAGCACGAGGCGACTCAGTGGATGGTTCGAGTCTCGTCCAAGCCTATCAAACCCCATCGATGGTTGAGATGGTAACTCGGTCTCAGGCTACATTACTAGCTAGCCCATCAGCTCAAAGACTTGttcgacccgtttggtcattggCATCACAACCTAAGCCTCGGTAACAATTATATAAACTATTCTTGTAAAGGAATAAAATTCAGCCAAGTGAAATCGGGGGAAGGTGCATTATATTTTTAGGAAAAGGGATGTTGTAAGGGCAGACTAGTTAGGTTCTTATGACTTTTGGTCTTGTTTTTTGGTGTTTGTTTTGACATTTTGTTGTTGGGGGTGATGTACATAAGGAGAGATGGCTTATTTCTCTGTTAAAAAAGGGTATAAGTTTGTAACTGTGGGATTTTCTTGGAGAACtgtcatctatatatataaaatcctGCAAAGTGATTCTTTTCCTTAATACTTTCTTGATTGTTCCCTCTGCTTGCCTTTACTTTTTCCGAAAATGAGTCTTGGAGCAACAGTAAAGTTGTCCCCATGAGTCATGAAATCAATTACCAATTCTTGGGTCAGTTTAAGTTGCTTGTATTACACCCCGTTGGGGTGTAGGCCATCCCCGGGACCTTGTGTGATGCTTCGTGCACCGGGCTGCTTGCCTTTGCTTTCTTCCTCTAGCTGCAAGTAAATCAGTTGTTTTGTGATGTCTAGAAAGTTTCATTTAAGCAGCTTTTGCAGTTTTGCAAAAGGCAGTTGAAAAATGAAAGTGGAATCAGCACTGAATGACTATTAACAATTGATGATTCATCTTATCAAAAAGTCAAGGATAAGCATGAAAAGATgtcttttcatgcttttctttcttcctttaattcctttttaCATGGCTGTTGTGGTGGGGGGGGACGGggtggctttttttttttcgaatttgaTTCTCCAATATAAAGCTGCATCTTTGAGACTGCATGGTCTATAGGAACAaataaacagaaaaaaaaaggaaaggctTCACTACACAGGATAAAGTATGAAAGTGAAGGCACTTTGTGTTGTAGTTTTTGCACTGAGCTGTTTTTTGTAAAACTCCCATGCAGGGGCGTAGGACCTTCTACAGGGGCAAGTTAATTGATACCCTTCAGCAGAAAATTACACCGTATAAAcatgttaattctttcttgacgTATATATACTATTTGTTGAATTTCCTCGGTTTCtttgtgtgtttacttctttatattttgaattttcttaatgaAAATATTAGCTCTGTCACTGCTCCTTTCTGCACTCAAGGTGTAGCCTAACGGTTAATAAAGTGGGTGAAAACTACGAGAGATCAgggttcaaatttcaaatagaaataaaaattgctaggtaatttatatatttgtcaGTTGGAGTTAGTAAAATCAAAATGTGCACAAGTTGGCTCGGgcttcacaaaaaaaaaaaaaaaaaaaaaaaattccctttcTAGAGTTCATTGGTGAAAACTTTTGTTAGTGGGCCATTGCCTTTGTCCTCCTATCTTAAAAGGCTCCAAAAATGTTTGCCATTTTCTAATAAAGTTGCCACTTTGAAGAAATATTATTGAGTCTTTCTTTAAAGAAGTGGAGTTTGAACCTCATACCTTACATTTGCAAGTTGCTTGGGTGGGGATATCACtctttgaaaaattcaaaaatccacCTTAAAAGATGCTTCTAATTTTGTATTCACGTTCTTATTTATGCCATGTGGTTATCACGAGTCACGATATATATTCTTAGAGGAAGTAAAAGTAATAATATAGTTACCAATACAGGGTTACAGTGTGGTGCATTATTCTATCCTTAATGAGTATGCCCCGAGTTCGAGCCTCTCCTCGAGACGGAAAGTCACCATTGTTAGCGAGTGCTTTGGCCCCCCAATGTGGGACTATCCGGCGCGAATCTAAATTTAATTGGACCCCATTGCGGATACCGGACACGGGAtgagaaactaaaaaaaaaaaaaaaaatagtatagttttaaattaaaataaaagtggGTCACTTCAGTTTCCTTcaaaaaatgtaaagtttggCAAAATATACACTGGTGAGGAACTTGTCCTTGAGCTAGCCTCGAGCTAGCAGTGTGAGTAGACCACTTTTGCaagtggtttttaaattttcagcctcatatttgaaatctttaaaattcgCTCTTCGGCTAACACCCGTAGGTTTCGTGTTCGAACCATCGCGCAGAaaaaagcaaaatttttaaaaaaaattaaaggcgagtttaaatttcgctatacGCCGAaagatacttttgttaaggaattagccaaagttatgccggaccggcatacttatgccttgtatAGCGCTTGGTATAAGTATCTTcggatccgcataactttgataattccttcacaaaatcTTACGCCGTCCGTAGATAAaagtttatggataaagtggatccatgcctactatgtcaaagagtaggatttgaccaatttaacAGTGCTTGGCCGACATATTggatggttagacaaattattgGTTCTTGGAGAATCTGGAGCAAGTGCATACTTCTTCTCAACTGGAAAAAGCTTGATTCGAACTAAATTCTTGAATTATTAGGTAATCTGAAAGATTACGgaaaatttatggtgtttcaacatgccactcaaaaccaaaatatatttcacaatgtgATTGTGCTTACGTGGAAAACTATGTTGCTAATAGGATCATACTGACGGGGCTTGAGTGTAGaaccaatttgtgttatgtgcaagtgttgtgatgaagaaagtttgcccTAAAAGTATCCCcaggcataactttgtgaaggaattatcaaagttatgccggacacATACTTATGCGCATGGGCGGCATTCTTGGCATAAGTATGGGAtgatccgcataactttgataattccttcacaaagttatgcctgTAAAACGCATAAaagtttatggataaagtggatccatgCCTACTATGTCAAAGAGTGGATTTGACCAATTGCTGTTTGGCGGACATATTggatggttagacaaattattggttcttggagaatccggagcaagtgcatacttcttctcaacccggaaaaagcttgattcgaactaaattcttgcaattattaggtAATCTCGAAAGAGTCAACCGAaaaatttatggtgtttcaacGTACGCCACTCgaccaaaatatatttcacaatgtgATTGTCTTATACGGAAGAAGCCGGGGATTGCTAATAGGATCATACAATGGGGCTTGAGTGTAGaaccaatttgtgttatgtgcaagtgttgtgatgaagaaagtttgcccattaaaagtatgctcCCCGCaagcataactttgtgaagaaattatcaaagttGACCATGggagatacttatgccaagtacgcCCATAAGGTATGAGTATGCGGGTTCGGCTAtgataaaatttgtaattccttaacaaaagtatgcggGTTCGCATACACGCGATTCAacccttgtcttgcgatttttttttaattttgcttGAGCGAGGTTCGAACTCGGAACcgcgcgaagggcaaaaattaaagaccgaaGAATATGtagggcataatttaaagaccacaaatatgaggggcaaaatttaaagaccaccccaaaagaagggcactccgcgcaaaaaattggCCTCAAGCTACCCCAAAGACGGCTAAGTTGAAATGTTTAGCCCATAAAAACATggctaagagcccgtttggattagctgaaaaaaaaagatttttaagcataagtgcttaaattacttttaagtctttgaaagttattttataaataagcagttacgtgttCGAGTAAAAGGGCTTAAAGGATTTTTAGATGTAAGGGTAGTATtaaaattaacagaaaatataaaggataaaagggtaaagttgttcGTCAgaccaaaatggcttttaagccaaaaaataaaaaataaaaaatggggttgaGCAACTTTttgattttggcttattttaagcactttttaacttaatttaagttgttttctatttttgccaaacactcaaataagttaaaaatggcttataagctggtttgaccaacttataagccaatccaaacgggctctaaatagCCGCTCACACAATCTCTTAAACTAGAAATAGCCTGcaaatgtataattcatgtaaaatatatgtataatctgtgCATACTCGCTaggaaaaataaaggaaaacttaCGTAAATATACCTTCGGCCAACTAGTTTACCAAACATGGCCAAAATATACATTACCTATACACTTCCATTGAGTGTGTttgtgtataggtatgtatattaaATGTATAGGTATGATATATGTACATTTAGTATAAACTAGGCACTATTTATACATTGTGtacatattttataaatttgacGGCCGAATGAAACATATTTGGctgtaattttttcaaaaataaacagTGAATCCGACTGACTATTTATGTAAAGATCCCAagatttaatcattttttttttgtggggagtgcccttcaaatgcactggtctttaatttttgtccctcaaattggtggtctttaattttgtccctttcgcctaatatcatgaggtttggggttcgaactccggctcagtaaaaaaaaaaaatcgcaaggcagaattttgtagaaaagttaggccttaagacaGAGTTTTGGCATGCCtaaaggcaaaactctacctgatcAGGCACTCTGCCTGAAGGTagcaaaattctgcctgaggCAAATCAAGCAAAGTTTTGCATGCAAATCTCTGCCTtgtgaatccaaactctaccttgcgaaattgttttttttttttttttttaatttttgactgagtgggagttcgaacccgaaaccaagaggttctagcgaaggacaaaaattaaagaccaccaatttaataaacaaaaattaaagaccaccccaaaataaggacattcctgcgaattgcccagaTTTAATTATGAGCAAACCCGAAAGTATGTTGGCCCAATGACAATAAAGTCCAAAGTCCATAACGCACTGCTAAATTTTCAGAAACAAGTGTATGAATCAGTGAAAGAGGAGACTGACTAAAGAAACTGAAGAGAGTTCAccatttttatccctcaaagaCAACAATGGGAGCTATCAATAATTTTATCTTAGAATTTACCTGTAATTACCTTATAATTGACCtacttataaatatatttttgcacCATTAGTACATAGTACCATCCATATCTCTTACACTATCTGTGCAAATAAGTTAAACTCTTATCTTTCAAATAGCAAAGAAGAGCGGCTAAAATTCACAAGTAGCACTTTTTAGTTcctataattgaaaaatagccACTGACTGTTATCAAGTTTCAAATTTTAGAAGTGAAACTCCAGGATAAGTCTTGAAGTTTCGCATGTAGAATTTGAAACTCCATAACAATGACTAtctttataataaaaaaagCAGAGCCGAAAACTGGTCGGTAGACGTTATTTCTATATGAAAAGCACAAATGCAtaaaatgtaaagaaaatttTACTAAGAGCAAACCGAAAAGTATGTTGTCCCAAGGACCATAGAGCCCAAAGTCCACAACACAGTGCAGATTTTTCAGATTACAAGTGTATGAATCAGTTAAAGAGGAGACTAAACTAAATAGACTGATGAAGAgtttagtatttttttccctCAAAGACAACAGTGGGAACTATGGCTATCCTTCCATCAACACAAGTT contains these protein-coding regions:
- the LOC132068012 gene encoding E3 ubiquitin-protein ligase WAV3-like: MVSKWGKVKLALGLNLCTYVPKKTLDYNNDDDDSGDSVDSSNVSESERHSGAALIAPATVDWEVAQATPRSHVLKLSKSLSRSSKKTCSICLASMKRGDGHAIFTAECSHSFHFQCIASNVKHGNQVCPVCRAEWKEIPLQFPSLDPPIGRARVNPVDWPQNNPLMTVIRRLPTTRPTPNRHISPLFQAPEPAIFDDDESLGHQLNSTEKSASSCESCDNRKVKIETFPEVPAVSMSIASDNFTVLVQLKAPGSGKNEVNFSSVSETPRAPVDLVTVLDISGSMAGTKLALLKRAMGFVIQNLGPYDRLAVIAFSSTARRLFPLRRMSETGRQQALQAVNSLVANGGTNIAEGLRKGAKIMEDRREKNPVASIILLSDGQDTYTVSSNSGSTQQQQPNYKLLLPLSIHGGNSSGFKIPVHAFGFGADHDASSMHSISEISGGTFSFIETEGVIQDAFAQCIGGLLSVVVKELQVSIECLHPGIRLSSLKAGSYPNRLMSDGRMGMIDVGDLYADEERDFLVSINVPTESSCAETSLLKVKCVYVDPFTKEKVSIRSEELSIKRPEKAGQEGVLIEVDRQQNRLRAAEAMAQARAAAEKNNLVGATSILENCRKLLSESESAKSHDRLCIALDAELKEMQERMASRHVYEASGRAYILSGLSSHSWQRATARGDSVDGSSLVQAYQTPSMVEMVTRSQATLLASPSAQRLVRPVWSLASQPKPR